In Nitrospira sp., a genomic segment contains:
- a CDS encoding Eco57I restriction-modification methylase domain-containing protein, with protein MADNQFSPSVATRGIQLPLIAPLRHPLPITAVEPKGVVYTKRWVVELLLDLSGYSPDKNLVDSLAIEPAAGDGAFLAPMIERLVESCRKLGRPLSECQNSLIAYELDEKSAARARTVVQDLLVDHGAKSPLTKQLAEAWIVNGDYLLDADTRQADFIIGNPPYVRLEDIPEETASVYRSAYPTMRGRADLYVAFFEAALRQLKTGGVCGFICADRWMRNQYGAELRQLISTVYSVEMLLSMHHANAFDDDVDAYPAITVIRHAKQRSTIVASADQDAEHVQPGRLATTLQTTSQTILPQGIHRAVVHTWFKGSDPWPCHSPEQLALLRRLEDQFPPLEMNAKVGIGVATGNDRVYITTDAELVEPSRLLKLALAKDLADGTVRWSGHYLVNPWNDDGLVNLKAYPKLQAYYERHAEALKKRHTAEKSIDKWYKTIDRVTHTLTHTHKLYIPDIKNVLEPVLDRGETYPHHNLYFIQSDEWDLEVLGGILLSKVGQFFVESYGVRMRGGYLRFQAQYLRRIRVPAPKSLSKIQSHELRDAFRLRDRTRATQAALDLYGINARTLEAALEH; from the coding sequence GTGGCAGACAACCAATTCAGTCCATCAGTCGCAACTCGAGGCATACAGCTTCCGCTGATTGCGCCCCTCCGACACCCACTTCCTATTACAGCAGTTGAGCCGAAAGGCGTCGTATACACAAAGCGATGGGTCGTTGAACTACTCCTCGATCTGAGCGGCTACAGCCCGGATAAGAATCTGGTGGACAGCCTGGCAATCGAACCAGCGGCCGGGGATGGCGCGTTTCTCGCCCCCATGATTGAGCGCCTAGTGGAATCGTGCCGAAAACTGGGGCGACCGTTATCGGAATGCCAAAACTCCCTCATCGCATATGAGCTGGATGAGAAAAGTGCGGCTCGTGCGCGCACTGTCGTCCAAGATCTTCTAGTGGATCACGGAGCGAAGAGCCCACTCACAAAACAACTGGCTGAAGCGTGGATAGTAAACGGGGATTACCTCCTCGATGCCGACACAAGACAAGCCGATTTCATTATCGGCAATCCTCCGTACGTACGCCTTGAGGATATTCCAGAAGAGACAGCCTCAGTCTACCGAAGTGCGTATCCCACGATGCGCGGACGAGCAGACCTTTACGTGGCGTTCTTTGAAGCCGCCCTTCGACAGTTGAAAACTGGTGGGGTATGCGGCTTCATCTGCGCAGATCGATGGATGCGTAACCAATATGGGGCTGAACTGCGCCAACTTATTAGTACGGTGTACAGCGTCGAAATGCTCCTCAGTATGCACCATGCCAATGCCTTCGATGATGACGTGGACGCCTATCCTGCTATCACGGTGATTCGGCACGCAAAACAGCGATCAACGATTGTGGCAAGCGCCGATCAGGATGCTGAACACGTTCAGCCTGGACGATTGGCAACAACGCTCCAGACAACCAGCCAAACCATCCTGCCCCAGGGCATCCATCGAGCCGTCGTACATACATGGTTCAAAGGATCAGACCCCTGGCCCTGCCATTCGCCAGAACAGTTGGCGCTCCTCCGGCGACTGGAAGATCAATTTCCTCCTCTCGAAATGAACGCCAAAGTGGGAATCGGCGTGGCCACTGGAAACGATCGCGTTTACATTACGACAGATGCAGAGCTTGTAGAGCCGTCCCGCCTCTTGAAGCTTGCACTTGCGAAAGACCTAGCGGACGGAACGGTGCGATGGTCCGGGCACTATCTGGTAAATCCATGGAATGATGATGGACTAGTGAATCTAAAAGCCTATCCGAAGTTGCAGGCCTACTACGAGCGGCATGCCGAAGCCCTGAAGAAGCGCCACACCGCGGAAAAGAGCATCGACAAATGGTACAAGACGATTGACCGCGTCACCCACACGCTCACCCATACACACAAATTGTATATTCCAGATATCAAGAACGTCCTCGAGCCGGTCTTAGATCGTGGCGAAACATATCCTCACCACAATCTGTATTTCATTCAGTCGGATGAATGGGATCTGGAGGTACTCGGTGGCATCCTGCTGTCGAAGGTAGGGCAGTTTTTTGTCGAATCCTATGGAGTCCGCATGCGAGGCGGCTACCTACGCTTCCAAGCACAGTACCTACGCCGTATTCGCGTCCCTGCGCCCAAGTCCTTGTCCAAGATCCAGTCACATGAATTGAGAGACGCCTTCCGTCTTCGTGATAGGACTCGCGCAACCCAAGCGGCGTTGGATCTGTATGGAATCAACGCTCGCACGCTGGAGGCCGCGCTTGAACATTGA
- a CDS encoding PaeR7I family type II restriction endonuclease has translation MESTLARWRPRLNIDKRLQAAVQSYWNARRKNKEKQVKSGKIDAGTRGEVTGGTQMGALEVLVSDILCEAGLKKVDIRTRTALELPGYFRATKKWDLIVVSDNALVLAMEFKSQAGKSIGNNVNNRSEEAVGSAKDIWTAFREGRFGQAPPPFLGYLFLLEDRDNVKIPVANKEPYFQVDPEFRGEAHFKDTTALRRYKGVSYSKRYELLCRRLVLERLYSSACFMMATNSPKTKITQPAQDLNFQRFVAALRGHVVTFLGSRSK, from the coding sequence ATGGAATCAACGCTCGCACGCTGGAGGCCGCGCTTGAACATTGACAAGAGATTGCAAGCCGCCGTCCAAAGCTACTGGAACGCTCGCAGGAAAAATAAAGAGAAACAGGTTAAGTCAGGGAAAATCGATGCCGGAACCAGAGGCGAGGTCACAGGAGGCACTCAGATGGGTGCCCTAGAGGTCTTGGTTTCTGACATTCTCTGCGAAGCCGGATTGAAGAAGGTCGATATTCGCACAAGGACCGCGCTTGAGTTACCAGGCTACTTCAGAGCCACGAAAAAGTGGGATCTCATCGTCGTCTCTGACAACGCGTTGGTCTTGGCCATGGAGTTTAAGTCTCAAGCCGGGAAATCGATCGGCAACAATGTGAACAATCGTTCTGAAGAAGCGGTGGGCAGCGCCAAAGATATTTGGACAGCCTTCCGAGAAGGCCGCTTTGGTCAAGCGCCTCCTCCATTTCTTGGCTATCTGTTCCTCTTGGAAGATCGCGACAATGTCAAAATCCCCGTTGCCAACAAGGAACCATACTTCCAGGTAGACCCTGAGTTCCGTGGCGAAGCACATTTCAAAGATACAACAGCCCTCCGACGGTATAAGGGCGTCTCCTACAGCAAGCGCTACGAACTATTGTGTCGTCGCCTGGTGCTAGAGCGGCTGTATAGTTCAGCCTGTTTCATGATGGCCACCAACTCACCAAAGACAAAGATCACACAGCCGGCTCAAGACCTCAACTTTCAGCGATTCGTGGCCGCACTACGAGGCCACGTCGTCACATTCTTGGGCAGCCGTAGTAAGTAG